From one Montipora capricornis isolate CH-2021 chromosome 10, ASM3666992v2, whole genome shotgun sequence genomic stretch:
- the LOC138022491 gene encoding uncharacterized protein gives MQYITVDQIIRMISSYGLGALIAKFDVEAAYRNIAVHPSDRYLLGMRWRKHYYVDLALPFGLRSAPYIFNSVADMVEWILLHTHNVSALLHYLDDFITAGPPDTNQCAENLATSIAVCRSLGLPLHPDKCIGPSTRLVVLGIELDSVAQVACLPSDKLLALQVLLQSWRNRRWCTRRELESLIGHLHHAAKVVWPGRTFLRRMINLLQCFRKRDHPIRLNSEFHVDLQWWLQFLSSWHGVYFWLFPGMSATPDLEVTSDASGSLGFGAYFNGEWFSGAWVSSQASHSIAYKELFPIIIAAHVWGPHFARRHVSTPGSVASSVHSTSSPGRIDWLSLERQCQFLLAHGLADSTRRSYASGQRKFVNFCAHLGKLHPSGSPCPTDEWTLCLFATFLAGSVKHSSIKVYLSAVRALHIEEGFPDPLVNCLRLQRVLRGIKRTQGSPEAQRLPITDHILMIIFRSLDLSIFDHCMFWAACNLAYFGFLRSAEFTVPNLASFTPALHLSVGDISVDSDANPSCLRVRIKASKTDPFRKGCFVHIGRGRFPLCALQAVLAYLAVRGNSGGPLFLFQDGRPLTRAVLTARLREILAGAGVSGNFSSHSFRIGAATVAARNGIPDHLIQALGRWCSSAYQSYIRTPSESLASLSSHLASGSVGS, from the exons ATGCAATACATCACGGTTGATCAGATCATTCGTATGATCTCAAGCTATGGCTTAGGTGCCCTGATTGCTAAATTCGATGTTGAGGCAGCCTACCGCAACATAGCTGTCCATCCATCTGATCGATATCTCTTGGGTATGAGATGGCGGAAGCACTATTATGTTGATTTAGCGTTACCATTTGGCCTCCGCTCTGCTCCTTATATTTTCAATTCTGTGGCGGACATGGTGGAGTGGATTCTCCTACATACACACAATGTTTCTGCGTTGTTACATTATTTAGACGATTTTATTACTGCAGGACCGCCGGATACTAACCAATGTGCTGAGAACTTAGCCACTTCCATAGCTGTTTGCCGTTCCTTAGGACTTCCACTCCACCCGGATAAGTGCATTGGCCCGTCCACGCGTTTAGTTGTTTTGGGCATTGAGTTAGACTCAGTGGCTCAGGTGGCCTGCCTCCCCTCGGACAAGCTCCTTGCTTTACAGGTGCTGCTGCAGTCGTGGCGGAATCGTCGCTGGTGTACTCGGCGCGAACTGGAGTCCCTCATTGGCCACTTACATCATGCCGCCAAGGTCGTGTGGCCCGGTCGTACCTTCCTGCGTCGTATGATCAATCTGCTCCAGTGTTTTCGTAAACGGGACCATCCAATCCGCCTGAATTCTGAATTTCACGTGGATCTTCAGTGGTGGCTTCAGTTTTTGTCCTCTTGGCATGGCGTCTATTTTTGGTTGTTTCCCGGCATGTCGGCCACCCCTGACCTCGAAGTTACATCGGACGCATCCGGTTCCCTTGGCTTTGGTGCTTACTTCAATGGGGAGTGGTTCAGCGGCGCATGGGTTTCTTCTCAAGCCTCTCACTCTATCGCCTATAAAGAGTTGTTCCCGATTATCATTGCCGCTCATGTTTGGGGGCCCCACTTCGCCAGGCGCCAT GTTAGCACCCCAGGCTCAGTCGCTTCCAGTGTCCATTCCACCTCATCTCCTGGAAGAATTGATTGGCTCTCATTAGAGCGGCAGTGCCAGTTCCTGTTAGCCCATGGTTTGGCTGACTCCACCCGGAGATCTTACGCATCTGGCCAGAGGAAATTTGTCAACTTCTGTGCGCATTTGGGCAAGTTGCATCCCAGTGGCTCCCCGTGCCCCACCGATGAATGGACATTGTGCCTCTTTGCCACTTTTCTGGCGGGATCGGTTAAGCACTCTTCGATCAAAGTTTACCTTTCAGCAGTTCGTGCCCTGCATATCGAAGAAGGCTTCCCAGACCCTCTGGTGAACTGTCTACGTTTGCAGCGGGTTCTTCGTGGGATCAAACGGACCCAAGGTTCCCCTGAGGCTCAGCGCCTTCCTATTACGGATCACATTTTGATGATCATCTTTAGGTCTTTGGATTTATCAATTTTCGACCACTGCATGTTTTGGGCCGCCTGCAACCTAGCATATTTCGGCTTCCTCCGATCTGCTGAATTTACTGTTCCTAATTTGGCTAGTTTCACCCCGGCACTCCACTTAAGTGTCGGTGACATTTCGGTAGACTCTGACGCCAATCCTTCCTGCCTGCGCGTGCGGATTAAAGCCTCCAAGACTGACCCTTTTCGGAAAGGCTGCTTTGTCCACATTGGCCGGGGACGCTTTCCTCTGTGCGCCCTTCAAGCTGTTTTGGCCTATTTGGCTGTGAGAGGGAACTCGGGTGGCcctctctttcttttccaggaTGGTCGGCCCCTAACTCGCGCTGTCCTCACTGCTCGTCTCAGAGAAATCCTTGCTGGAGCGGGTGTGTCGGGCAATTTCTCCAGTCACAGTTTTCGCATTGGTGCGGCCACGGTGGCAGCTCGCAACGGCATCCCCGATCACCTTATTCAGGCCTTGGGTCGTTGGTGTAGTTCAGCTTACCAGTCGTACATTCGCACTCCATCCGAGTCATTGGCTTCCCTCTCTTCTCATCTCGCGTCTGGCTCAGTTGGCTCGTGA